A genomic segment from Thermostichus lividus PCC 6715 encodes:
- the rpoB gene encoding DNA-directed RNA polymerase subunit beta encodes MASNQTYTPPAFTLPDLVEIQRASFRWFLEEGLIEELESFSPITDYTGKIELHFLAKDYKLKQPKYEVDEAKRRDATYSMQMYVPTRLINKENGNIIDQDVFIGDLPLMTDRGTFIINGAERVIVNQIVRSPGVYYKSETDKNGRRTYNASLIPNRGAWLKFETDKNDLLWVRIDKTRKLSAHVLLKALGLSDSEISERLRHPEYYQKTVEKEGKFTEEDALIELYKKLRPGEPPTVSGGQQLLESRFFDPKRYDLGRVGRYKLNRKLQLNIPDSVRILTPEDILAAIDYLINLEFDLGSIDDIDHLGNRRVRSVGELLQNQVRVGLNRLERIIRERMTVSDTDSLTPASLVNPKPLVAAIKEFFGSSQLSQFMDQTNPLAELTHKRRLSALGPGGLTRERAGFAVRDIHPSHYGRICPIETPEGPNAGLIGSLATHARVNEYGFIETPFYPVKEGRVLKDQPPIYMTADEEDDKRVAPGDVSTDENGYILGDVVPVRYRQDFTTTTPDQVDYVAVSPVQIISVATSLIPFLEHDDANRALMGSNMQRQAVPLLRSHRPLVGTGLEAQAARDSGMVILSQTDGVVTYVDANQIRIKTDNGGELTYTLQKYQRSNQDTCLNQRPIVFMGDRVRAGQVIADGSATEGGELALGQNILVAYMPWEGYNYEDAILISERLVQEDVYTSIHIEKYEIEARQTKLGPEEITREVPNVSEDALRQLDENGIIRVGAFVEAGDILVGKVTPKGESDQPPEEKLLRAIFGEKARDVRDNSLRVPNGEKGRVVDVRVFTREQGDELPPGANMVVRVYVAQKRKIQVGDKMAGRHGNKGIISRILPVQDMPFLPDGRPVDIVLNPLGVPSRMNVGQVYECLLGWAGECLGRRFKITPFDEMHGKEKSRETVHAKLQEAKEKVGQDWVFNPADPGKMVVYDGRTGEPFDRPVTVGMAYMLKLVHLVDDKIHARSTGPYSLVTQQPLGGKAQQGGQRFGEMEVWALEAYGAAYILQELLTVKSDDMQGRNEALNAIVKGQSIPRPGTPESFKVLMRELQSLCLDISVRKSSIPSFDDDGETKPDPEVDLMVDVSPRRTPVRPTIEFESLQGDDFEEKDSVTTP; translated from the coding sequence ATGGCTAGTAACCAGACTTACACGCCACCCGCTTTTACCTTGCCAGACCTTGTCGAGATTCAGCGGGCCAGCTTCCGATGGTTTCTTGAAGAAGGGCTAATTGAAGAACTAGAGAGTTTCTCACCTATTACGGATTATACGGGCAAAATTGAGCTGCACTTCTTAGCCAAAGACTACAAACTGAAGCAGCCCAAGTATGAAGTAGATGAGGCCAAACGTCGGGATGCCACCTATTCAATGCAAATGTACGTCCCGACCCGTTTGATTAACAAAGAAAACGGCAACATTATTGATCAGGATGTCTTCATTGGGGATCTGCCCCTGATGACCGACCGTGGCACATTTATTATCAATGGTGCTGAGCGGGTCATTGTCAACCAAATTGTGCGCAGCCCCGGTGTCTATTACAAGTCTGAAACGGACAAAAATGGGCGCCGCACCTATAATGCCAGCCTTATTCCTAACCGCGGAGCATGGCTAAAATTTGAGACCGATAAAAATGACCTCCTGTGGGTGCGCATTGACAAAACCCGTAAACTATCGGCTCACGTGCTTCTCAAAGCCTTGGGCTTAAGTGACAGCGAAATTAGCGAACGGCTACGTCACCCTGAGTACTACCAAAAAACCGTTGAAAAAGAGGGTAAATTCACCGAAGAAGATGCCCTCATTGAGCTATACAAAAAACTGCGCCCCGGGGAGCCACCCACCGTTTCTGGCGGTCAGCAGTTACTTGAGTCCCGTTTCTTTGACCCCAAGCGCTACGATCTTGGCCGTGTGGGTCGCTATAAGCTCAACCGCAAGCTGCAACTGAATATCCCTGACTCGGTGCGGATTCTCACCCCAGAGGATATTTTGGCGGCCATTGACTATCTCATTAACTTGGAATTTGACCTTGGTAGTATTGACGACATTGACCACTTAGGGAACCGTCGGGTTCGCTCGGTGGGAGAACTGCTCCAGAACCAAGTGCGAGTGGGCTTGAACCGCCTCGAGCGGATTATTCGCGAACGGATGACGGTTTCCGATACCGATTCCTTGACCCCTGCTTCGTTGGTGAATCCCAAGCCCCTAGTGGCGGCAATTAAGGAGTTCTTTGGCTCCAGTCAACTGTCGCAGTTCATGGATCAAACCAATCCCCTAGCAGAGCTAACCCACAAACGGCGCTTGAGTGCCCTAGGTCCAGGTGGGCTGACACGGGAGCGCGCTGGTTTTGCGGTACGGGATATTCACCCCAGCCACTATGGTCGCATCTGCCCGATCGAAACCCCGGAAGGCCCTAACGCCGGTCTAATTGGCTCCTTGGCCACCCATGCCCGGGTCAATGAGTACGGGTTTATTGAAACGCCCTTCTATCCGGTGAAAGAGGGACGAGTCCTCAAAGATCAGCCCCCCATTTACATGACGGCAGACGAAGAGGATGATAAGCGGGTGGCACCCGGAGATGTCTCCACCGACGAAAACGGCTACATCCTTGGGGATGTGGTACCTGTGCGCTATCGCCAAGACTTTACCACCACCACACCCGATCAGGTGGACTATGTGGCAGTCTCGCCAGTGCAAATTATTTCAGTGGCCACTTCCCTGATTCCCTTCCTTGAGCACGATGACGCCAACCGCGCTCTGATGGGGTCTAACATGCAGCGGCAAGCGGTTCCCCTGCTGCGATCGCACCGTCCCTTGGTGGGTACCGGCTTGGAGGCGCAAGCTGCCCGTGACTCGGGGATGGTCATCCTCAGTCAAACGGATGGGGTCGTGACCTATGTGGATGCCAACCAAATCCGCATCAAAACCGACAACGGCGGCGAGCTAACCTACACCTTGCAAAAATACCAACGCTCCAACCAAGACACCTGTTTGAATCAACGCCCCATTGTCTTCATGGGCGATCGCGTCCGTGCAGGTCAAGTCATTGCCGATGGATCAGCCACCGAGGGAGGCGAGCTGGCCTTGGGGCAAAACATTCTTGTGGCCTACATGCCATGGGAAGGCTACAACTACGAAGATGCCATCCTCATCAGCGAGCGGTTGGTGCAGGAGGATGTCTATACCTCCATTCACATTGAAAAATACGAAATCGAGGCGCGGCAAACCAAACTTGGCCCCGAAGAAATTACCCGCGAAGTCCCCAATGTCTCAGAAGATGCCCTGCGGCAACTGGACGAAAACGGCATTATCCGCGTCGGCGCGTTTGTTGAAGCGGGGGATATTCTGGTGGGCAAAGTTACCCCCAAAGGCGAGTCGGATCAACCACCGGAGGAAAAACTGCTGCGAGCCATTTTTGGTGAAAAAGCACGGGATGTCCGGGATAACTCCCTACGGGTACCCAACGGTGAAAAAGGCCGTGTCGTTGATGTGCGCGTCTTTACCCGCGAGCAGGGAGATGAACTGCCCCCGGGCGCCAATATGGTGGTGCGGGTCTATGTGGCTCAAAAACGCAAAATCCAAGTCGGCGATAAGATGGCGGGTCGCCACGGTAACAAAGGGATTATTTCTCGAATTCTACCGGTGCAAGATATGCCCTTTTTACCAGATGGTCGCCCGGTAGATATTGTCCTCAATCCCTTGGGGGTGCCCTCGCGGATGAACGTCGGCCAAGTTTATGAGTGCTTGCTGGGCTGGGCGGGTGAATGTTTAGGGCGGCGCTTTAAGATCACCCCCTTTGACGAAATGCACGGCAAGGAAAAATCTCGCGAAACCGTGCATGCCAAACTGCAAGAAGCCAAAGAAAAAGTAGGTCAAGATTGGGTCTTTAATCCTGCGGATCCGGGCAAAATGGTGGTCTATGATGGCCGCACCGGTGAACCCTTCGATCGCCCCGTCACGGTGGGGATGGCCTACATGCTCAAGCTAGTGCACTTAGTCGATGACAAGATTCATGCCCGCTCAACTGGCCCCTACTCCCTCGTGACCCAGCAACCCCTTGGTGGCAAAGCACAGCAGGGAGGGCAACGCTTTGGCGAAATGGAAGTATGGGCACTGGAAGCCTACGGCGCCGCCTATATTCTGCAAGAACTGCTCACCGTTAAATCTGACGATATGCAGGGGCGCAATGAAGCCCTCAACGCCATCGTCAAAGGTCAATCCATTCCGCGACCGGGCACCCCAGAGTCCTTTAAGGTGCTGATGCGGGAGTTGCAATCCCTGTGTCTGGATATTTCTGTGCGTAAGTCCAGTATTCCCAGCTTTGATGACGATGGCGAGACCAAGCCAGACCCCGAAGTGGATCTGATGGTGGATGTCAGTCCACGGCGTACCCCTGTGCGTCCCACAATCGAATTTGAGTCCTTGCAAGGGGATGACTTTGAAGAAAAAGACAGTGTCACCACTCCCTAG
- a CDS encoding DNA-directed RNA polymerase subunit gamma encodes MPRIEQRFDYVKVSLASPERIIQWGERTLPNGQVVGEVTKPETINYRTLKPEMDGLFCERIFGPAKDWECHCGKYKRVRHRGIVCERCGVEVTESRVRRHRMGYIKLAAPVTHVWYLKGIPSYMAILLDIPLRDVEQIVYFNSYVVLNPGNHPNLTYKQLLSEDQWQEIEEQIYSEDSELEDIEVGIGAEAIQRLLQDLDLPAEAEQLREEILNCKGQKRAKLIKRLRVIDNFIATGAKPEWMVLTVIPVIPPDLRPMVQLDGGRFATSDLNDLYRRVINRNNRLARLQEILAPEIIVRNEKRMLQEAVDALIDNGRRGRTVVGANNRPLKSLSDIIEGKQGRFRQNLLGKRVDYSGRSVIVVGPNLQMHQCGLPREMAIELFQPFVIHRLIRQQIVNNIKAAKRMIQRNDPVIWDVLEEVIDGHPVLLNRAPTLHRLGIQAFEPILVEGRAIQLHPLVCPAFNADFDGDQMAVHVPLSIEAQAEARMLMLASNNILSPATGKPIITPSQDMVLGCYYLTAENPKLPDYGDRYYANFQDVVMAYEQGKLPLHAFVWVRYDGAVDDGDTSEPTVTTHSDGSRLLEYALRRVKEDANGQLISQYIRTTPGRIIYNQTIQEALAS; translated from the coding sequence ATGCCCAGAATCGAGCAACGCTTTGACTATGTAAAAGTGTCTCTCGCCTCACCGGAACGCATTATCCAGTGGGGAGAGCGCACCTTGCCCAACGGTCAAGTCGTGGGTGAAGTCACAAAGCCAGAAACCATTAACTACCGCACCCTCAAGCCAGAAATGGACGGTCTCTTTTGTGAGCGCATTTTTGGGCCAGCAAAAGATTGGGAGTGTCACTGCGGTAAATACAAGCGCGTGCGGCATCGCGGCATTGTCTGCGAACGCTGTGGTGTGGAAGTCACGGAATCTCGGGTACGGCGGCACCGCATGGGCTACATTAAGCTGGCCGCCCCTGTGACCCATGTTTGGTATCTCAAGGGAATTCCCAGTTACATGGCCATTCTCCTTGACATTCCGCTGCGGGATGTAGAGCAAATTGTTTATTTCAACTCCTATGTGGTGCTTAACCCCGGCAATCATCCCAACTTGACCTATAAGCAACTGCTCAGCGAAGACCAGTGGCAAGAGATCGAAGAGCAGATCTACAGCGAAGATTCCGAACTTGAAGATATTGAGGTCGGTATTGGTGCTGAGGCCATTCAACGTCTTTTACAGGATTTGGATCTGCCCGCAGAAGCAGAGCAATTGCGGGAAGAAATTCTTAACTGTAAAGGCCAGAAACGCGCCAAGCTCATTAAGCGCCTGCGGGTGATTGACAACTTTATTGCCACAGGAGCTAAGCCGGAGTGGATGGTGCTCACGGTCATTCCAGTGATTCCGCCGGATTTGCGCCCCATGGTGCAGTTAGATGGTGGACGCTTTGCCACCTCTGACCTCAATGATCTCTACCGGCGTGTGATTAACCGTAATAATCGCCTTGCCCGCTTGCAGGAAATTCTGGCACCAGAAATTATTGTCCGGAATGAAAAGCGGATGCTCCAGGAAGCCGTGGATGCACTGATTGACAATGGCCGCCGGGGTCGCACGGTGGTGGGTGCCAATAATCGCCCCCTCAAGTCCCTCTCCGATATTATTGAGGGCAAACAGGGACGCTTTCGTCAAAACCTGCTTGGAAAACGGGTGGACTACTCTGGTCGCTCGGTGATTGTGGTGGGGCCAAATCTGCAAATGCACCAGTGTGGCTTGCCCCGGGAAATGGCCATTGAATTATTCCAGCCCTTCGTGATTCATCGGCTGATTCGCCAGCAGATTGTCAATAACATTAAGGCCGCCAAGCGCATGATCCAGCGCAATGATCCGGTGATTTGGGATGTGCTCGAAGAAGTCATTGATGGGCATCCGGTGCTGCTGAACCGCGCCCCAACACTTCACCGCTTAGGGATTCAAGCCTTTGAGCCGATTCTGGTGGAGGGTCGGGCGATTCAACTGCATCCACTGGTGTGTCCGGCCTTTAACGCTGACTTTGACGGCGACCAGATGGCGGTTCACGTTCCCCTCTCCATTGAAGCCCAAGCGGAAGCACGGATGCTGATGTTGGCGTCTAACAATATCCTCTCGCCAGCAACGGGTAAGCCCATTATTACGCCTAGCCAAGATATGGTGCTCGGCTGCTATTACTTGACGGCGGAAAATCCAAAGCTACCGGACTATGGCGATCGCTACTATGCCAACTTTCAAGACGTTGTCATGGCCTACGAACAAGGCAAGTTACCGCTACACGCCTTTGTCTGGGTTCGCTACGACGGCGCTGTGGATGATGGCGATACCAGTGAGCCAACGGTGACCACCCACAGTGACGGCTCACGATTACTGGAGTATGCCCTGCGGCGGGTCAAGGAAGATGCCAATGGTCAACTCATTTCTCAGTACATCCGCACCACCCCCGGTCGTATTATCTACAACCAAACCATTCAAGAAGCCCTAGCCAGTTAA